CGTGCACATCAAATCTGCCCATGGCATCAGCAGCATGGAATGCTACAAAGACTTCTTTACGAAGCGCATCACGTCCACCCACATAGTCATCCATGGAGCGGTTGTTGATTGTGACTTCACCGGTGCCAGGCACCAGGCGCACTCTGGCTGTGGCGGATTTTCTTCTGCCTGTGCCGATGTACTGTATTACGCTAGACATTTGCCGTTATTTCCTACAAGTGACTGATTAATTAGCGATAGCGTGCTTGGCCAGTTGGTGCACAACGGGCTTTTGGGCGATGTGCGGATGCTCGGCACCAGCATATACTTTGAGTTTGACAAACTGACGGTCACCGAGTTTGTTGTGAGGCAACATGCCACGGATAGCTTTTTCGATGATGGCGATTGGTTTTCTTGCTCTCAAGTGAGCCAGATTTTCTTCCTTGAAGCCACCAGGGAATCCTGAGTGACGTCTGTACATTTTGTCTGTTTCTTTTTTACCAGAAACGTGAATCTTGTCAGCATTGACGATGACGACGAAGTCACCACAGTCAACGTGAGGGGTGTACTCGGGCTTATGCTTGCCTCTCAGAATGTTAGCCACTTCAACGGCTAGACGTCCGAGGGTTTTGCCTTCGGCATCGACGACGAGCCACTCTCTTGTGACTTCCTCTGGTTTAGGGCAATAGGTTTTCACTCTCAAATCTCCTCGACGGTCAATTGTTTCCAGAGCTCCAGAGACTAAAGCCCGGATATCTGACCGCATTTAGTGTCAACCCCCAGGGGGGAGCAGTGGGGCCAGTCAGCGATCGGTTGGGCTCGAGAAGAGCTTGACTAATTGCGTCCGCACCCCTCTTGCCGAGACCTATATCGATAAGAGTCCCAACAATAATGCGGACCATATTGTACACGAAGTGATCGGCAGCTATCCAGAATTCCAGCACCCCTTCACGTAAATTCAACAATTCAGCGCGGTTAATGGTGCAAATTGGGCTACTGATATCATCGCTGGTAGAACGAAATGCACTGAAGTCATGACGCCCAACCAGCCTGGCTGCGGCATCTTGCATGATTTGCAGATCAAGAGGCTGACGCACCAGCAGGTGAGTATCTTTTAAGAGCGCAGAACGCTGTGGTTTATTCAAGATTCGATACACATACTCGCGCTCACGGGCCGAGTGCCTGGCATGAAACGATTTATCTACATTGACTAGCTCAGCAATCGCTACATCTTTTGGCAAAATGCCATTGAGCCGCCAGATCAAATCAAACATCTGCGGCTTGGAGAGCCCCTCTATGTGCTGACATGGCAAATCAATATGAGCGACCTGGGCAGAGGCACTGACACCAGTGTCGGTGCGACCACTAAAGTGCAAACGAGACTTAGTCTTTGTCAAAATGGCAAAGGCTTTTTCGATTTCATCTTGTACTGTGCGAACGCCCTCTTGATACTGAGATCCGTGAAATTCCTTTCCCGAATATTCAATCAAGAGGGCGATGCGTGAAGTTTGTAGGTTATCGGTCAACGACTTAGACGAGTTGGATAATTGCCATCTCGGTGCAATCGCCGCGACGAGGACCAGCCTTGATGATACGGCAGTAGCCGCCTTGACGGTCTTTGTAGCGAGGAGCCAATTCGTCAAATATACGAGTTACCACGTCTTTGTCATAGACAAAACCAGCAACCTGGCGGCGCAAGTGCACCACGCGAGCTACCTGTTTAGCGGCTTCTACATCACCTTTTCTTGCCTTTTCAGCAAGGGCTTTGTAATCACCAAATTGACCCTTCTTACCTTTAGTGATCAAACGCTCAGCGCATGCGCGCAGTGCTTTTGCTTTAGCAAGAGTGGTGACAATTTCGTCCCGACGCAATAGCTCGGTGGCGAGCGCTCTCAGCAATGCTTTGCGCTGGTCTGCGGGACGTCCTAACTGATGGCCGGGTACTCTATGACGCATGATAAATCCTTTTAGCTTTTAGCCTTTTAGCTATGTTGCCTTCTAACTAACTTTACTTTTTACTTGTCTTTCGGTGTGTCTGCAAGTGTCAGACCAAACTGCCGAAGGCGCTCGATCACTTCATCTGCGGATTTTTTACCGAAGTTTTTGATATTCATCAAATCGTCATAGCTAAGCTTGAGCAGCTCGCCGAGCGAATTGATGTTGGCTCTCTTGAGGCAGTTATATGCTCTAACGGAAAGCTCAAGCTCTTCGATAGAGATACTGCTGTGCTTGCCATCTTGCTGTTGCGGCTGAGTAGCTGCAGGCACCATGGGTTTGCCGGAGAGTTCAGCGATGGGCAGGAGGTGCTCAACAATCTGACGAGCAGCTTGTGAGATAGCCTCGGTAGCATCGATTGATCCATTGGACCAGAGTTCGATTGTGAGTTTGTCAAAATCGGTTGATTCGCCAACACGGGTAGGCTCTACGTTGTAGGCTACTTTGCGGATAGGCATAAAGACAGCGTCGATAGGCAATACATCGATTGCTTGCTTAAAGTGACTGTGGGCATCGGCCGGTACATAACCGCGACCGCGCTCAACAGTGATTTCAGCTCTCAAACGACCACCCTCAGCCAGGGTGCAAAGTTGCCAATCGGGGTTGATGATAGTGGCATCAGCAGGGCACATAATGTCACGGCCGGTGACAGGTCCTGAGCGATCTAGATCCAGATGCAAGTACTGAGGATCGTTGCTAAAGGTTTTAACAACGAGTCCCTTGAGATTGAGCATGACATCAATTACATCTTCAACAACACCGGGAACGGTGGTGAATTCATGAGTGACGCCTTCGATGCGTACAGCACTTACAGCCGAACCATCGAGAGAAGAAAGGAGAACTCTTCTCAGGGCGTTGCCCAAAGTAGTTCCATAACCCTTCTCCAAAGGCTCAATTACGAACTTGCCGTAAATTGAACCATCTGCTCCAGTTTTGTTCTCTAGGCACTTGATTCTTAGAGGTTCCATATTCTCTCCGTGAATGAATGTTCTCTGTGAAGCGAATGAATAAATACTTTCTGGCGCCACAAAAGCGGCACATAGTTATTCAATATAGCTAGCGCTTCTCTAAAAGCTTGAATTAGACGCGACGACGCTTGGGCGGGCGGCAACCGTTGTGAGGAATAGGAGTCACATCTTTGATCAATGTGATTTCCAGACCAGAGGCTTGCAGGGCACGGATAGCGGTTTCGCGACCGGCGCCAGGTCCTTTAACAAGTACTTCTACTTGCTTCATGCCCTGGTCCATTGAACGCTTGGCCACGGATTCGGCAGCTTGCTGAGCGGCAAAGGGAGTGCCCTTCTTGGCGCCTTTGAAGCCGACCGTTCCAGCCGATGCCCAGGCAATTACTTGCCCTTGTGGATCGGTGGAGGAGACGATGGTGTTGTTAAAAGTGCTTGCGATGTGGACGACACCCTGCAGCACGTAGCGGCGCTCTTTCTTCTTCGTCCTTGCCTTCGGAGACTTAGCCATAGCTTTCCTGTTTTAGTCCTTTGGTCAAAATGTGGTCAATTAACGGTCGATCAATGTTTATTTAGCTGGTTGCTTTTTGCCAGCCACAGTGACGCGTTTGCGTCCGCGACGGGTGCGAGCATTAGTTTTGGTGCGCTGACCACGTGTGGGCAACCCTCTACGGTGCCTTTGTCCGCGGTAGCAGTTAATTTCGATAAGGCGCTTGACGTTCAAGCCCTCGACTCTGCGCAGATCGCCTTCGACCTGATAATTGCCGCTCTTCTCCACTTCTTCGCGGATACGATTGACTTCTTCTTCAGTCAAATCTTGAATGCGACGTTCATCTGATATGCCGACCTTCTTACAGATCTTGGCGGCTGAAGTTCTGCCGATACCATGAATGTATGTCAGGGCAATCGGGGTTCTCTTGTTTCTCGGTAGGTCAACACCGGCAATACGGGCCATTTATCCTCCATTGTGCACTTGGCTTATGCTCTAGGCATTGAGTGCTTGCTGTCGTCTTACTTCTTCAAGTTTTGACGTGCTCTTAATCGCGGCAACTTTGTAGTGTTACTCAAAGCCTCTTAGCAACCTGGAATCGGCGGATCGAGACTCATATAAAAATAACGCGGATATCTCTTGAATATCCTAATTAGAGTTAACTACTTAGTTCTTAACCTTGGCGTTGTTTGTGCTTGGGATTTTCGCAAATAACCGCAACGCGACCTTTGCGTCTTATCACTTTGCACTTATCGCAAATCTTTTTTACTGAAGCTCTAACTTTCATTTCCCGCTCTCTATGCGGCTTTCGCCGCGTTATCCAATTCTGAAACAACGCTAACATTGCTGGCACGGAAGCCAAGCCCTGCCCGCATTTGCATGCAAAACAGAGAGGCCGCAGCCAAACGTCTAATTGTACATCAATCTTTGATTCTGTATGTGATTCTTCCGCGCGTAAGGTCGTATGGGGTGAGCTCTACACGCACTCGATCGCCTGGAAGTATCTTAATAAAGTTTTTGCGAATCTTACCGGATATGTGGGCCAAGACCTTGTGACCGTTGTCGAGTTCAACCCGAAACATGGCATTGGGTAAGGATTCCCGGATGGTTCCTTCAAATTCGATGACGCCCTGTTTAGTCACTCAATTACCTCTGATGGACGCTTAGTAAGCACTTCAGGTTCGCCTTCAGTGATTAACAAAGAATGTTCAAAATGTGCTGATGGTCTGTAATCTTGCGTTACAACCGTCCAGCGATCAGACTTTAGCTTGGTCTTATGGCTGCCTTGATTGAACATAGGCTCAATCGCTATAACCATACCAGGTTTCAACTTGGTCTTGCTACCGGTGCGATAGTTGAAAATGAATGGATCTTCATGATAG
Above is a window of Candidatus Obscuribacter sp. DNA encoding:
- the truA gene encoding tRNA pseudouridine(38-40) synthase TruA, producing MTDNLQTSRIALLIEYSGKEFHGSQYQEGVRTVQDEIEKAFAILTKTKSRLHFSGRTDTGVSASAQVAHIDLPCQHIEGLSKPQMFDLIWRLNGILPKDVAIAELVNVDKSFHARHSAREREYVYRILNKPQRSALLKDTHLLVRQPLDLQIMQDAAARLVGRHDFSAFRSTSDDISSPICTINRAELLNLREGVLEFWIAADHFVYNMVRIIVGTLIDIGLGKRGADAISQALLEPNRSLTGPTAPPWGLTLNAVRYPGFSLWSSGNN
- the rpsK gene encoding 30S ribosomal protein S11, with protein sequence MAKSPKARTKKKERRYVLQGVVHIASTFNNTIVSSTDPQGQVIAWASAGTVGFKGAKKGTPFAAQQAAESVAKRSMDQGMKQVEVLVKGPGAGRETAIRALQASGLEITLIKDVTPIPHNGCRPPKRRRV
- the rplQ gene encoding 50S ribosomal protein L17, encoding MRHRVPGHQLGRPADQRKALLRALATELLRRDEIVTTLAKAKALRACAERLITKGKKGQFGDYKALAEKARKGDVEAAKQVARVVHLRRQVAGFVYDKDVVTRIFDELAPRYKDRQGGYCRIIKAGPRRGDCTEMAIIQLV
- the rplM gene encoding 50S ribosomal protein L13 translates to MRSDIRALVSGALETIDRRGDLRVKTYCPKPEEVTREWLVVDAEGKTLGRLAVEVANILRGKHKPEYTPHVDCGDFVVIVNADKIHVSGKKETDKMYRRHSGFPGGFKEENLAHLRARKPIAIIEKAIRGMLPHNKLGDRQFVKLKVYAGAEHPHIAQKPVVHQLAKHAIAN
- the rpsI gene encoding 30S ribosomal protein S9 — translated: MSSVIQYIGTGRRKSATARVRLVPGTGEVTINNRSMDDYVGGRDALRKEVFVAFHAADAMGRFDVHVNVRGGGIAGQVGAIRHGIARALSEAAPQNRPILRGEGLLTRDPRVKERKKYGRKRARKRFQFSKR
- the rpsM gene encoding 30S ribosomal protein S13 yields the protein MARIAGVDLPRNKRTPIALTYIHGIGRTSAAKICKKVGISDERRIQDLTEEEVNRIREEVEKSGNYQVEGDLRRVEGLNVKRLIEINCYRGQRHRRGLPTRGQRTKTNARTRRGRKRVTVAGKKQPAK
- the infA gene encoding translation initiation factor IF-1; the encoded protein is MTKQGVIEFEGTIRESLPNAMFRVELDNGHKVLAHISGKIRKNFIKILPGDRVRVELTPYDLTRGRITYRIKD
- a CDS encoding DNA-directed RNA polymerase subunit alpha, whose amino-acid sequence is MEPLRIKCLENKTGADGSIYGKFVIEPLEKGYGTTLGNALRRVLLSSLDGSAVSAVRIEGVTHEFTTVPGVVEDVIDVMLNLKGLVVKTFSNDPQYLHLDLDRSGPVTGRDIMCPADATIINPDWQLCTLAEGGRLRAEITVERGRGYVPADAHSHFKQAIDVLPIDAVFMPIRKVAYNVEPTRVGESTDFDKLTIELWSNGSIDATEAISQAARQIVEHLLPIAELSGKPMVPAATQPQQQDGKHSSISIEELELSVRAYNCLKRANINSLGELLKLSYDDLMNIKNFGKKSADEVIERLRQFGLTLADTPKDK
- the rpmJ gene encoding 50S ribosomal protein L36, producing MKVRASVKKICDKCKVIRRKGRVAVICENPKHKQRQG